One stretch of Schlesneria sp. DSM 10557 DNA includes these proteins:
- a CDS encoding transposase — protein MSLGKRESESQREFWLETDRLATGPGHVFYDKLNRLLREHGFDLFVEQLCQPHYKSGGRPSIPPGVYFRMLMIGYLEGIDSQRGIAWRCEDSLALRRFLGISLSEETPDHSSLTRIRDRLPLSVHEEVFQYILFVIEEQGLLKARTVGVDSTYLEANAAMKSIIRKDTGEDWKEYLKRLMKEEGLLGEGDDDPTDEELRRFDQQRAKRGKKKVSNAEWASRTDPSSKIVKMKDGRTHLGYKAEHVIDLESEVILSATVYTGTEGDSQTLLASVLTAQTHLEQSGSSLKIEEVVADKGYHTNEQLAGAEEMDLRTYIPKPKSRYRRRWKDKPVEQHRAVANNRRRMTRAKGKSLQRARSEKVERSFAHVCRTGGSRRTWLRGLAKINKRYLMVAATRNLGILMLKLFGMGKPRTLHTARGRISAIIPVYSSLKIALWSHHRRHFPLPATCMAF, from the coding sequence GTGTCGCTGGGGAAGCGTGAATCAGAGAGTCAACGGGAATTCTGGCTGGAGACGGATCGTCTGGCGACCGGTCCAGGACATGTGTTTTACGACAAACTCAATCGCTTGCTGCGTGAACACGGGTTTGATCTGTTCGTCGAGCAGTTGTGCCAGCCGCACTACAAGAGTGGTGGCCGCCCTTCGATTCCTCCAGGCGTCTACTTTCGAATGCTGATGATTGGCTATCTGGAAGGGATCGACTCTCAGCGGGGAATCGCCTGGCGGTGCGAAGACTCCTTGGCGCTGCGGCGTTTTCTGGGAATCAGCCTGTCGGAAGAGACTCCTGACCACAGCAGTCTGACTCGTATCCGTGATCGGTTACCGCTGTCGGTTCACGAGGAAGTCTTTCAGTACATCCTGTTTGTGATCGAGGAACAGGGCCTACTGAAGGCCAGGACGGTCGGAGTGGACTCAACGTACCTGGAAGCCAACGCGGCGATGAAGTCCATTATCCGCAAAGATACGGGGGAAGACTGGAAGGAGTACCTGAAGCGGTTGATGAAGGAAGAGGGCCTGCTGGGAGAGGGAGATGACGACCCGACGGATGAGGAACTGCGGCGGTTCGACCAGCAGCGAGCGAAACGAGGAAAGAAGAAGGTCTCCAACGCCGAATGGGCCTCACGTACCGATCCTTCCAGTAAAATTGTGAAGATGAAGGACGGGCGCACTCACCTGGGCTACAAGGCCGAGCACGTCATTGATCTGGAGAGTGAAGTCATCCTGTCCGCGACCGTTTACACGGGAACGGAAGGGGATTCGCAGACATTACTGGCGAGCGTTCTGACGGCTCAAACACACTTGGAACAGAGCGGAAGTTCCCTGAAGATTGAAGAGGTGGTGGCTGACAAGGGGTATCACACGAACGAGCAGTTAGCCGGGGCAGAGGAGATGGACCTGCGGACCTATATCCCCAAGCCGAAGTCCCGTTACCGCCGTCGCTGGAAAGACAAACCTGTCGAGCAGCATAGGGCGGTGGCAAACAACCGCCGCCGGATGACTCGGGCGAAGGGAAAGAGCTTGCAGCGTGCTCGCAGCGAGAAGGTGGAGCGAAGTTTTGCCCACGTCTGTCGGACCGGGGGATCTCGAAGGACATGGCTACGAGGCCTGGCCAAGATCAACAAACGCTATCTGATGGTGGCTGCCACCCGGAATCTGGGAATCTTGATGCTCAAGCTGTTCGGAATGGGCAAACCGAGGACGCTGCACACGGCCAGGGGCCGTATTTCGGCCATTATTCCGGTCTATAGTTCACTCAAAATCGCTCTCTGGAGCCATCATCGGCGACACTTCCCTCTACCGGCTACTTGCATGGCCTTCTGA
- a CDS encoding VWA domain-containing protein, whose amino-acid sequence MKPANRFEPSLVKAGQRTAHPQSSGSTGRGLPDWIPHALFMSTVLSFVAHVAFLGLFAISLRGCDRPPVGFSEEESREVGIVVKDRGDHPDALIPGEARDGELVETQPDVPANRDAFAPTHVTPDQPPVETSLPQDEGHQLIGPGVNLPAGATVTDPRQPVKSGGGKRPAATGTQGGAPGAAFMGTRDEGSKVVFVIDASGSMTSNNSMQVAKAALVSSLQALEGDQQFLIIFYDDKPVVLHLRDAHKPELYAATELHKTLAKQKIAGIQPGTGTQHVPALELALRLEPDVIFFLTDGQEPPIYEGDLASLKRMNLNKTRIHSIEFGVGPEVSEASGAKNFLRKLARQNDGTYRYYDVTKFK is encoded by the coding sequence GTGAAGCCAGCGAATCGATTTGAGCCTTCGCTGGTGAAAGCAGGCCAGAGGACCGCCCATCCGCAATCGAGCGGTTCGACAGGGAGAGGGCTGCCTGACTGGATTCCTCACGCTCTGTTCATGTCGACAGTTTTATCGTTCGTCGCGCACGTGGCCTTCCTCGGCCTCTTTGCGATTTCGCTGCGAGGCTGTGACCGTCCTCCGGTTGGATTTTCTGAGGAAGAGTCACGTGAAGTGGGGATCGTGGTCAAGGACCGGGGAGATCACCCCGACGCTCTCATTCCGGGGGAAGCGCGAGACGGGGAGCTGGTTGAGACTCAACCGGATGTTCCCGCGAATCGGGATGCGTTTGCGCCAACACACGTAACGCCGGATCAGCCACCGGTGGAAACGTCTCTGCCTCAGGATGAGGGGCATCAACTGATTGGCCCAGGTGTGAACTTGCCTGCCGGAGCAACCGTCACCGATCCGCGTCAACCGGTAAAGTCGGGAGGGGGCAAACGGCCCGCAGCGACGGGGACCCAGGGTGGGGCACCCGGAGCGGCTTTCATGGGGACTCGCGATGAAGGTTCCAAGGTGGTGTTCGTCATCGATGCGTCCGGCAGTATGACCAGCAATAATTCGATGCAAGTGGCCAAGGCGGCGTTGGTGTCGAGTCTGCAGGCACTAGAAGGGGATCAGCAGTTTCTCATCATTTTCTACGACGACAAACCGGTCGTGCTTCATCTGAGGGATGCCCACAAGCCCGAGCTTTATGCCGCGACAGAACTTCACAAGACCCTGGCAAAACAGAAGATTGCGGGGATTCAACCCGGTACGGGAACGCAACATGTTCCCGCACTGGAACTGGCACTGCGGCTGGAACCGGATGTGATCTTCTTTCTGACGGATGGACAGGAGCCACCCATCTATGAGGGAGATCTCGCTTCTCTCAAAAGGATGAACCTGAATAAGACGCGTATTCACAGCATTGAGTTTGGGGTCGGGCCGGAAGTCTCTGAGGCGAGCGGGGCGAAGAACTTCCTGCGAAAGCTGGCGCGTCAGAACGATGGCACATATCGCTACTACGACGTCACAAAGTTTAAGTGA
- the tnpB gene encoding IS66 family insertion sequence element accessory protein TnpB (TnpB, as the term is used for proteins encoded by IS66 family insertion elements, is considered an accessory protein, since TnpC, encoded by a neighboring gene, is a DDE family transposase.): MLNISRTTRVFLATVPTDMRKGFDGLHALVESVIEEDPFAGHLFVFRNQRRDRIKLLWWDRDGWSLFYKRLEKGCYEFPTDRKEQTSRRCEIRAEELLLLLEGIDLAAC, from the coding sequence ATGCTGAACATCTCTCGCACGACACGGGTGTTTCTGGCGACAGTGCCGACAGACATGCGGAAGGGGTTTGACGGTCTTCACGCCCTGGTGGAGAGCGTGATCGAAGAAGATCCGTTTGCCGGTCATCTGTTTGTGTTTCGGAACCAGCGTCGCGACCGGATCAAGCTGCTGTGGTGGGATCGCGATGGCTGGAGCCTGTTTTACAAGCGGTTGGAAAAAGGATGTTACGAGTTCCCGACCGACCGGAAGGAACAGACCTCACGCCGCTGCGAGATTCGCGCAGAGGAGCTTTTGCTGCTGTTGGAGGGGATTGATCTAGCAGCCTGTTGA
- a CDS encoding alpha/beta hydrolase, which produces MTDTTESPPSRKKGPRLLRALFLYGGIPYFSILVLFTVFQRKLMYQPTIAADLSTSNVKLAPDIADDVHIKTLDGYLLKGWLVHGSKEDPPAPSLPLVIYFPGNAGNRHERLADLLEIAHTGFDVLIFDYRGYGDSTGKPSESALTTDAQLVWKFACNELNYAPQQIVVFGESLGGAVALSLWSTESDSAPQPAAVLLNSTFATMGGVVAWHYPCFPFQFLLLDRWRSIDRIPRVPSPVVIFHGSADEIVPFSEGQRLASQSRNAQFIEIAGGTHNAIPMSNVRTQLIALRNRIRESNEATVD; this is translated from the coding sequence ATGACCGACACAACAGAGAGCCCGCCCTCGCGAAAAAAGGGACCTCGCCTACTACGTGCATTGTTTCTCTATGGAGGGATTCCCTATTTCTCGATTCTCGTTCTCTTTACCGTCTTTCAGCGAAAGCTGATGTACCAACCCACTATTGCTGCGGACTTGTCGACTTCAAACGTCAAACTCGCTCCTGACATCGCTGACGACGTTCACATCAAAACTCTCGACGGGTACCTCCTCAAGGGCTGGCTTGTGCATGGGTCAAAAGAGGATCCTCCTGCACCGTCCCTTCCTCTGGTGATCTACTTTCCCGGGAACGCCGGGAACCGTCACGAGCGGCTTGCCGACTTGCTTGAGATTGCACACACAGGATTCGATGTGCTGATCTTCGACTATCGTGGTTATGGAGACAGCACCGGGAAACCATCCGAATCAGCCTTGACCACCGATGCACAACTCGTCTGGAAATTTGCCTGCAACGAACTGAATTACGCTCCGCAGCAAATTGTCGTGTTTGGCGAATCTCTCGGCGGGGCCGTCGCTCTCTCACTTTGGTCCACAGAATCCGACTCCGCTCCCCAACCTGCCGCAGTACTCCTCAATTCAACGTTTGCCACCATGGGTGGAGTTGTCGCCTGGCATTACCCCTGCTTTCCGTTCCAGTTCCTGCTGCTGGATCGCTGGCGCTCGATCGACAGGATTCCCCGGGTCCCATCACCTGTTGTCATCTTTCACGGTTCGGCGGATGAAATCGTTCCCTTCTCGGAAGGTCAGCGGTTAGCGAGCCAATCCAGGAATGCCCAATTCATCGAAATCGCTGGCGGAACTCACAATGCCATTCCCATGAGCAACGTTCGCACGCAGCTCATAGCCTTACGAAATCGCATCAGGGAATCGAACGAAGCTACAGTGGATTGA
- a CDS encoding PAS domain S-box protein encodes MDGIISVNARQEIILFNPAAEAIFGWSSDEVLGRPIDLLIPLRYQTKHRSYVEQFGKDLIQSRRMGVQRTVMALHRSGVEFPIEASISHTILDDEQVYTVILRDVTDAVRRRQQIEQQSQMLDQVSDAVNVVDTSGKITYWNHGATNLFGWSAQEAIGQNASELFFRDGSELWQTILRETNKRGSWSGELTKMTRTGKSVIVDHRRTILKEGNELKGYLCIDIDITDRKKHERISLRSQRLESIGTLAGGIAHDLNNVLTPILMGAKLLSSDRAPANRQGLLDTMVASARRGAALIQQLLAFAGGIQGERQPIHIGQLIDETRGLLEHTLPKSIQIITKIASNVPPVMGDATELSQILMNLCINARDAMPQGGELTIEAEPIHFSRITPLPHPDAHEGTYLHLKVADTGCGMTSEVLDRIFDPFFTTKDLGKGTGLGLATVQGIVKSHGGFILVYSEPGDGSSFSIYLPTATTLPTSTSETSSKEPIRTGDGRWILLVDDEAMILQMTEAVLEANGYHVITASDGPSAVQKFSEDPGKISAVLLDMMMPGMDGFQTLEKLLQIDPNVKVIACSGLGTAQRERKAVAAGAKIFLSKPHSDDQLLDVLLRLSQADSAPS; translated from the coding sequence ATGGATGGCATCATCTCCGTGAATGCGCGGCAGGAAATTATTCTTTTCAACCCCGCCGCGGAAGCCATTTTTGGCTGGAGCAGCGACGAGGTCCTCGGTCGACCAATCGACCTCTTAATTCCCCTGCGTTACCAGACCAAGCATCGATCGTACGTCGAGCAGTTCGGCAAAGACCTCATCCAGAGCCGGCGGATGGGAGTGCAGCGGACGGTGATGGCCCTGCATCGTTCCGGGGTCGAATTTCCGATCGAAGCGTCGATCTCGCACACGATCCTCGACGACGAGCAGGTGTATACGGTCATCCTTCGAGACGTGACCGACGCCGTTCGTCGGCGGCAGCAGATTGAACAGCAATCTCAAATGCTCGATCAGGTCTCGGACGCGGTCAATGTCGTCGACACATCCGGTAAGATCACCTATTGGAACCACGGAGCGACAAATCTGTTCGGCTGGTCCGCTCAAGAAGCCATCGGTCAGAACGCCAGTGAACTCTTTTTCCGAGATGGCTCGGAACTCTGGCAGACGATCCTGCGAGAGACCAACAAACGAGGATCCTGGTCGGGTGAACTGACCAAAATGACTCGCACTGGTAAATCCGTGATTGTGGATCACCGGCGCACGATCCTGAAGGAGGGGAACGAACTCAAGGGGTATCTGTGCATCGACATCGATATCACCGACCGCAAAAAGCACGAGCGGATTTCGCTGCGCAGCCAGCGTCTGGAAAGCATCGGAACTCTGGCCGGTGGAATCGCACATGACCTGAACAATGTCCTGACCCCGATCCTCATGGGGGCCAAACTCCTCTCCTCCGACCGCGCACCGGCCAACCGTCAAGGGCTACTCGACACGATGGTCGCCAGCGCTCGACGGGGTGCCGCTCTGATTCAACAGTTACTGGCGTTTGCCGGCGGGATTCAGGGCGAACGACAACCCATCCACATTGGCCAGCTCATCGATGAAACTCGCGGGCTGCTCGAGCATACTCTCCCGAAATCCATTCAGATCATCACGAAAATTGCTTCGAACGTCCCCCCCGTCATGGGTGACGCGACGGAACTCTCGCAAATCCTGATGAACTTGTGCATCAACGCGCGCGATGCCATGCCTCAGGGTGGCGAACTGACCATCGAAGCCGAACCCATTCATTTCTCCAGAATTACGCCACTCCCCCACCCGGATGCCCATGAAGGAACCTACCTGCACCTGAAGGTTGCTGATACCGGTTGCGGGATGACATCAGAAGTCCTCGATCGAATTTTCGACCCGTTCTTCACGACCAAAGATCTGGGCAAAGGGACCGGCCTGGGACTCGCCACAGTCCAGGGGATCGTCAAAAGTCACGGCGGATTCATCCTGGTCTACAGTGAGCCCGGTGATGGATCTTCCTTCTCCATCTATCTGCCGACCGCGACAACATTGCCGACCTCGACGAGTGAGACATCCAGCAAAGAGCCCATTAGAACGGGTGATGGTCGCTGGATTCTACTGGTCGATGATGAGGCGATGATACTTCAGATGACAGAGGCCGTTCTGGAAGCGAACGGCTATCACGTGATCACCGCCAGCGACGGCCCCTCGGCCGTGCAGAAGTTTTCGGAAGACCCCGGCAAGATCTCTGCCGTCTTGCTGGACATGATGATGCCCGGCATGGATGGCTTTCAGACTCTGGAAAAACTGCTTCAGATTGACCCGAATGTCAAAGTCATCGCCTGTAGCGGACTGGGAACGGCCCAGCGAGAACGAAAGGCCGTCGCGGCAGGTGCGAAGATTTTCCTGTCAAAGCCACATTCAGACGACCAGTTGCTGGACGTTCTTCTACGCCTTTCGCAAGCGGATTCCGCGCCTTCATGA
- a CDS encoding sigma-54-dependent transcriptional regulator, with translation MPKLLVVDDDNLILDCFRYAFPEEQITILTAASAAEALSQFRQQSFDAVITDIRLPDGSGLKLMEEFQRLDHKVPVILMTGHGTASTAIEAMRSGAFEYLLKPLDVDHLQSVIDRAMEASRMTRTPAKIATDPEVDETEGDLLVGECPAMQEVYRQIGRVAGQDVTVLILGESGTGKEVVARAIYQYSKRASRPFLAINCAAIPETLLESELFGHEKGAFTGADRKRIGKFEQCDGGTLFMDEIGDMTPLTQTKILRVLQDQQFERVGGTEQVHTNVRLIAATNRNLAEMMARETFRSDLFYRLNVYTIHLPPLRERSGDIPVLARYFLRRFSRELGKHISEIAPSAMNLLTSYTWPGNLRELQSALKHAVVEATGPVILPDFLPPTVRPTRADSLPAIEPSPSAGNWDSVSEEGLVQFIQQQIQSHTETLYDDVIRRVERVMLLELLKHVDGNISRAAATLGISRSTLRTKLAALGLNLDRSVRLSEG, from the coding sequence ATGCCGAAACTCTTAGTGGTGGATGATGACAATCTGATTCTGGATTGCTTTCGTTACGCATTTCCAGAGGAACAGATCACAATCCTCACGGCCGCATCGGCAGCCGAGGCACTTTCTCAATTTCGCCAGCAGTCGTTCGATGCCGTCATCACGGATATCCGATTGCCAGACGGCTCTGGCCTGAAGCTCATGGAAGAATTTCAGCGTTTGGACCACAAAGTGCCTGTGATCCTGATGACCGGACACGGCACGGCGAGCACCGCGATTGAAGCGATGCGAAGTGGAGCGTTCGAGTACCTGCTGAAACCGCTGGATGTCGACCATCTCCAGTCCGTGATCGACCGGGCGATGGAAGCGTCTCGTATGACTCGCACACCGGCCAAAATCGCCACCGACCCTGAAGTCGACGAGACGGAAGGAGATCTGCTGGTCGGTGAATGCCCCGCCATGCAGGAAGTCTATCGTCAGATCGGCCGAGTCGCAGGACAGGACGTCACGGTGCTGATCCTGGGGGAAAGCGGTACCGGGAAGGAAGTCGTCGCTCGTGCGATCTATCAGTACAGCAAGCGTGCCAGCAGGCCCTTCCTGGCGATTAACTGTGCTGCCATCCCCGAAACCCTGCTGGAAAGCGAACTGTTCGGCCACGAAAAGGGAGCGTTCACCGGCGCCGATCGCAAGCGAATCGGAAAGTTCGAACAATGTGACGGCGGCACGTTGTTCATGGACGAGATCGGTGACATGACTCCCCTGACCCAGACCAAGATCCTGCGCGTCCTGCAGGATCAACAGTTTGAACGAGTCGGCGGTACCGAACAGGTCCACACCAACGTGCGACTGATTGCGGCGACCAATCGCAATCTGGCCGAGATGATGGCCAGGGAAACATTTCGATCCGACCTGTTCTATCGTTTGAATGTTTACACAATTCATCTGCCACCACTACGTGAGCGGAGCGGGGACATCCCCGTGCTGGCCAGGTATTTCCTGAGGCGGTTCAGCCGCGAGCTCGGCAAGCACATCAGCGAAATCGCACCGTCCGCGATGAATCTCCTGACGTCCTACACCTGGCCCGGCAACCTGCGAGAACTGCAAAGCGCCCTGAAACATGCCGTCGTCGAAGCAACCGGCCCGGTAATTCTGCCCGATTTCCTTCCTCCGACCGTACGTCCAACCCGTGCAGACTCACTCCCGGCGATCGAACCGAGTCCCTCCGCGGGAAACTGGGACTCCGTTTCGGAAGAGGGTTTGGTCCAGTTTATTCAACAACAGATTCAATCGCACACAGAAACCCTCTACGACGACGTCATCCGACGAGTCGAGCGGGTCATGCTGCTGGAACTCCTGAAACACGTAGACGGTAACATCAGCCGCGCCGCCGCCACCCTCGGAATCTCCCGCTCCACCCTAAGAACAAAACTCGCCGCCCTCGGCCTGAACCTCGACCGGTCAGTTCGCCTGTCGGAAGGATAA
- a CDS encoding transposase, with the protein MRITLSMWPQRRRPNTTGSRTVPKPSLDDAQWNSIKDLFANPLPSPLGGRPRVEPRPCLEGILWVLKSGGRWQDLPERYPSPATCWRRLKEWTERGIMVKTWERLLTSLDGRKLLNWSQAMGDGTFAPAKKGAPRLARPRKAKERNSC; encoded by the coding sequence ATGCGAATTACCCTGTCCATGTGGCCCCAGCGACGGCGGCCGAATACGACAGGGTCCAGGACGGTCCCGAAGCCTTCTCTCGATGATGCCCAGTGGAATTCAATCAAAGATCTGTTTGCGAACCCTCTTCCATCCCCACTGGGAGGCCGACCACGAGTCGAGCCTCGACCCTGTCTGGAGGGAATTTTGTGGGTCCTGAAGAGCGGAGGGCGATGGCAAGATTTACCAGAGCGATATCCGTCTCCTGCAACATGCTGGCGAAGGCTCAAGGAGTGGACGGAAAGAGGAATCATGGTCAAAACCTGGGAACGACTCCTTACGTCCCTTGATGGCCGGAAACTGCTGAATTGGTCGCAGGCGATGGGTGATGGCACCTTCGCACCTGCAAAAAAGGGGGCGCCGAGGTTGGCAAGACCAAGAAAGGCAAAGGAACGAAACTCATGCTGA
- the sucD gene encoding succinate--CoA ligase subunit alpha — MSILVDKNTKIICQGITGKSGLFHSQQCRAYAQEHRPGEDVFVGGCTPGKGGTEIDGFPVFNTVEQAVRKTGANCSLIFVPPPFAGDAILEAADAGIDLIVCITEGIPVLDMARVKRAMVNSRSRLIGPNCPGIITPGVAKIGIMPGYIHKKGSVGLISKSGTLTYEAAWQMGNIGMGQTTAVGIGGDPIIGTTYIDLLAMFEADPKTESILMIGEIGGNAEIQAAEYIKQHVTKPVAAFIAGSTAPPGKRMGHAGAIISGGSGTAAEKQAALEAAGVVVAKSPADMGAAVKTAIEKRK; from the coding sequence ATGAGCATTCTTGTCGATAAAAATACCAAGATCATTTGCCAGGGGATTACCGGAAAGTCCGGGCTGTTCCACTCCCAGCAGTGCCGAGCCTATGCCCAAGAGCACCGTCCAGGCGAAGACGTCTTCGTCGGTGGATGTACCCCGGGCAAGGGGGGGACGGAAATCGATGGTTTCCCCGTCTTCAACACCGTTGAGCAGGCCGTTCGGAAAACTGGCGCGAACTGCTCGTTGATCTTCGTGCCACCTCCGTTCGCCGGCGACGCGATTCTGGAAGCGGCTGACGCGGGGATCGATCTGATCGTCTGCATCACCGAAGGGATTCCTGTGCTGGACATGGCTCGCGTCAAGCGGGCGATGGTCAACAGCCGCAGCCGTCTGATCGGCCCCAACTGCCCCGGGATCATCACCCCCGGTGTGGCCAAGATCGGCATCATGCCGGGCTACATCCACAAGAAGGGCTCCGTTGGACTGATCAGCAAGAGCGGTACGCTGACGTACGAAGCCGCCTGGCAGATGGGCAATATCGGCATGGGTCAGACCACCGCCGTCGGTATCGGTGGGGACCCAATCATCGGGACCACTTACATCGATCTGCTCGCCATGTTCGAAGCGGATCCCAAGACCGAATCGATCCTGATGATCGGTGAAATCGGTGGAAACGCAGAAATTCAAGCGGCCGAATACATCAAGCAGCACGTGACCAAGCCTGTCGCTGCCTTCATCGCCGGTTCGACAGCTCCCCCGGGAAAACGAATGGGCCACGCCGGCGCCATCATCTCGGGTGGAAGTGGTACCGCTGCTGAAAAGCAGGCGGCACTGGAAGCGGCTGGTGTCGTCGTCGCCAAGAGCCCCGCTGACATGGGGGCTGCCGTTAAGACCGCGATCGAAAAGCGTAAGTAA
- the sucC gene encoding ADP-forming succinate--CoA ligase subunit beta, with amino-acid sequence MKIHEYQAKQLLAAAGVKVPRGIVAKTAEEAAAAYTTLGGEISVVKSQIHAGGRGKGTFKEHPEQRGVVLVKSAEAAKDNASRMLGSTLVTIQTGEEGKLVSTLLVEEGLKIARELYLGVVVDRETGGPILIASTEGGMDIEVVAHNTPEKILHEPFDVEAGLRGYQARNLAYRLGLEGPSVRAAEKLLTQLAQFFIDRDCSMVEINPLVVTAEGDLVVGDAKVAFDENAMFRHQDLLVHRDLSEEEPMEVQAQASGLSYVKLDGNLGCLVNGAGLAMSTMDIIKYHGGAPANFLDVGGGANVDQVTEAFRIILADPNVKGILVNIFGGIMKCDTIVTALLTAYDKIGIKVPLVVRLEGTNVDLARKMLAESGKPIIVGTDLTDAAQKAVKSLGA; translated from the coding sequence ATGAAGATTCACGAATATCAGGCCAAGCAGCTGCTGGCTGCTGCCGGAGTTAAGGTTCCTCGAGGCATTGTGGCCAAGACCGCCGAAGAAGCGGCTGCCGCCTATACCACTCTGGGTGGCGAAATCTCTGTCGTCAAATCGCAGATTCACGCTGGGGGCCGGGGTAAAGGAACTTTCAAAGAGCACCCCGAACAGCGCGGTGTCGTTCTGGTGAAGTCGGCCGAGGCGGCGAAGGATAACGCCTCACGCATGCTCGGCAGCACGCTGGTCACCATTCAGACGGGTGAAGAAGGTAAGCTGGTCAGCACGCTGCTGGTCGAAGAAGGCCTGAAGATCGCTCGGGAACTGTACCTGGGCGTTGTCGTTGATCGCGAAACCGGTGGTCCGATTCTGATCGCATCAACCGAAGGGGGGATGGACATCGAAGTCGTCGCCCACAACACCCCTGAAAAGATCCTGCACGAGCCGTTCGACGTCGAAGCAGGTCTTCGTGGGTATCAGGCACGCAACCTGGCATATCGCCTCGGACTGGAAGGTCCTTCCGTCCGCGCTGCCGAGAAGCTGCTGACCCAGCTGGCCCAGTTCTTCATTGACCGTGACTGCAGCATGGTCGAAATCAATCCGCTGGTCGTGACCGCGGAAGGGGATCTGGTTGTCGGTGATGCGAAGGTGGCCTTCGACGAGAACGCCATGTTCCGGCACCAGGATCTGCTCGTTCATCGCGATTTGTCCGAAGAAGAGCCGATGGAAGTGCAGGCTCAGGCTTCCGGTCTCAGCTACGTCAAGCTGGACGGCAACCTCGGCTGTCTGGTGAATGGTGCGGGACTGGCGATGAGCACCATGGACATCATCAAGTATCATGGGGGGGCACCCGCGAACTTCCTCGACGTGGGTGGTGGTGCCAATGTTGACCAGGTGACGGAAGCATTCCGCATCATTCTCGCCGATCCCAACGTGAAGGGGATTCTGGTCAATATCTTCGGTGGCATCATGAAGTGTGACACGATCGTGACCGCACTTTTGACCGCCTATGACAAGATCGGAATCAAGGTTCCGCTGGTGGTTCGTCTGGAAGGAACCAATGTGGACCTCGCTCGCAAGATGCTGGCCGAGAGCGGCAAGCCAATCATTGTGGGAACGGATCTGACCGACGCCGCTCAAAAGGCGGTCAAGTCGCTGGGTGCGTGA